The following are from one region of the Streptomyces decoyicus genome:
- a CDS encoding sensor histidine kinase yields METAYAPPPRGSRMPVGLRAPFSGRTWREFLYLFLSLPMSIVMFAYAIVVISLGAGLLVTFLGIPVLAGGLAGSRALGGLERLRARALLGMDVADPEPVRPSKPSLMGWVGAVLKSGASWRHLLYSLLHFPWALFSFIFSVTFWTLGWGLLTYPLWRWTFPAYLDQPGIQMWGDGHGDGLYLDAPADIVVTSGAGLLLVLAGPWVIHGLTQMDRVMVHGLLGPSLLATRVSQLESDRGVVVDTATADLRRIERDLHDGAQARLVSLAMDLGLAREKLAEDPEAAAKMVDEAHGEVKIALQELRDLARGIHPAILTDRGLGPALSALAARCTVPVTVTVDLDHRPAAAIEGIAYFTASELLQNVSRHARATSATLDVWRTADRIMVLVSDNGRGGAHTATGTGLAGLAERLDAVDGLLVVDSPVGGPTRITAELPWRG; encoded by the coding sequence ATGGAAACCGCATACGCACCCCCTCCCCGCGGCTCCCGTATGCCCGTGGGGCTGCGCGCCCCGTTCTCCGGGCGCACCTGGCGGGAGTTCCTGTACCTCTTCCTCAGCCTCCCGATGTCCATCGTGATGTTCGCCTACGCCATCGTGGTGATCTCGCTGGGCGCCGGCCTGCTGGTCACGTTCCTGGGCATCCCGGTGCTGGCGGGCGGTCTGGCCGGCAGCCGTGCGCTGGGCGGTCTGGAGCGCCTACGGGCCCGCGCGCTGCTGGGTATGGACGTCGCCGATCCGGAGCCCGTCCGGCCCTCCAAGCCGAGCCTGATGGGGTGGGTCGGGGCCGTGCTGAAGAGCGGGGCGTCCTGGCGACACCTTCTCTACTCCCTGCTGCACTTCCCGTGGGCGCTCTTCTCCTTCATCTTCTCGGTGACGTTCTGGACCCTGGGCTGGGGACTGCTGACCTACCCCCTGTGGCGGTGGACGTTCCCCGCGTACCTCGACCAGCCGGGCATCCAGATGTGGGGTGACGGCCACGGCGACGGCCTCTACCTCGACGCCCCGGCGGACATCGTGGTCACCAGCGGCGCCGGGCTGCTGCTGGTGCTGGCCGGGCCGTGGGTGATCCATGGTCTGACCCAGATGGACCGGGTCATGGTCCACGGCCTGCTGGGGCCCTCCCTCCTCGCCACCCGGGTCTCGCAGCTGGAGTCGGACCGCGGGGTGGTGGTGGACACCGCGACGGCCGATCTGCGCCGCATCGAGCGCGATCTGCACGACGGGGCTCAGGCCCGGCTGGTCTCGCTCGCCATGGACCTGGGGCTGGCCAGGGAGAAGCTGGCCGAGGATCCGGAGGCCGCCGCGAAGATGGTGGACGAGGCACACGGCGAGGTGAAGATCGCGCTCCAGGAGCTGCGGGATCTGGCCCGCGGCATCCACCCGGCGATCCTCACCGACCGGGGTCTCGGCCCGGCGCTGTCCGCACTGGCCGCGCGCTGCACGGTTCCGGTGACGGTGACCGTGGACCTGGACCACCGGCCGGCCGCGGCGATCGAGGGCATCGCGTACTTCACCGCCTCCGAGCTGCTCCAGAACGTCTCCCGGCACGCCCGGGCCACCAGCGCGACGCTGGACGTCTGGCGCACCGCGGACCGGATCATGGTGCTGGTCTCCGACAACGGCCGGGGCGGCGCGCACACCGCGACGGGCACCGGCCTGGCCGGTCTCGCCGAACGGCTCGACGCCGTCGACGGCCTGCTGGTGGTGGACTCCCCGGTCGGCGGCCCGACCCGCATCACCGCCGAGCTGCCGTGGCGCGGGTGA
- a CDS encoding response regulator transcription factor: protein MRVVIAEDSVLLREGLTRLLTDRGHEVVAGVGDAEALIKTIGGLADEGALPDVVVADVRMPPTHTDEGVRAAIRLRRDHPGLGVLVLSQYVEEQYATELLAGSSRGIGYLLKDRVAEVREFVDAVVRVAEGGTALDPEVVAQLLGRSRKQDVLANLTPREREVLGLMAEGRTNSAVARQLVVSDGAVEKHVSNIFLKLGLSQSDGDHRRVLAVLTYLGS from the coding sequence GTGCGGGTGGTCATCGCCGAGGACTCGGTGCTGCTCCGGGAGGGCCTGACCCGGCTGCTCACCGACCGGGGGCACGAGGTCGTGGCGGGCGTGGGGGACGCCGAGGCGCTGATCAAGACGATCGGGGGGCTGGCGGACGAGGGCGCCCTGCCGGATGTGGTGGTGGCGGACGTACGGATGCCGCCGACGCACACCGACGAAGGGGTGCGGGCCGCCATCCGGCTGCGCCGGGACCACCCCGGCCTCGGGGTGCTGGTGCTGTCGCAGTACGTCGAGGAGCAGTACGCGACGGAGCTGCTGGCCGGGTCGAGCCGGGGCATCGGCTATCTGCTCAAGGACCGGGTGGCCGAGGTGCGGGAGTTCGTCGACGCGGTGGTCCGGGTGGCCGAGGGCGGGACCGCGCTGGACCCGGAGGTGGTGGCGCAGCTGCTGGGCCGCAGCCGCAAGCAGGACGTGCTGGCCAATCTGACGCCGCGGGAGCGGGAGGTGCTGGGCCTGATGGCCGAGGGCCGGACGAACTCCGCCGTCGCCCGGCAGCTGGTGGTCAGCGACGGTGCGGTCGAGAAGCACGTCAGCAACATCTTCCTGAAGCTGGGCCTGTCGCAGAGTGACGGGGATCACCGCAGGGTGCTTGCAGTACTCACCTACCTGGGCTCCTGA
- a CDS encoding 2-oxoacid:acceptor oxidoreductase subunit alpha codes for MTSQVSSPAEQTDAALVGEQRASGEGKEVRRLDRVIIRFAGDSGDGMQLTGDRFTSETASFGNDLSTLPNFPAEIRAPAGTLPGVSSFQLHFADHDILTPGDAPNVLVAMNPAALKANIADVPRGADIIVNTDEFTKRPMAKVGYATSPLEDGSLEAYNVHPVPLTTLTIEALKESGLSRKEAERSKNMFALGLLSWMYHRPTEGTEKFLRAKFAKKPEIAEANVTAFRAGWNFGETTEDFAVSYEVAPATKAFPTGTYRNISGNLALSYGLIAAGRQADLPLYLGSYPITPASDILHELSKHKNFGVRTFQAEDEIAGIGAALGAAFGGALAVTTTSGPGVALKSETIGLAVSLELPLLIVDIQRGGPSTGLPTKTEQADLLQAMYGRNGEAPVPIVAPKTPADCFDAALEAARIALAYRTPVFLLSDGYLANGSEPWRIPDVNELPDLRVQFASGPNHQQADGTEVFWPYKRDEQTLARPWAVPGTPGLEHRIGGIEKQDGTGNISYDPANHDFMVRTRQAKVDGVDVPDLEVDDPADDSGQGAGTLVLGWGSTYGPITAAVRRVRGAGERIAQAHLRHLNPFPRNLGEVLARYDKVIVPEMNLGQLATLLRAKYLVDAHSHTQVSGMPFKAEQLAEVFKEAIND; via the coding sequence GTGACCAGCCAGGTCAGTAGCCCAGCCGAGCAGACCGACGCAGCGCTTGTCGGGGAACAGCGCGCTTCCGGTGAAGGCAAGGAAGTCCGACGCCTTGACCGTGTGATCATCCGGTTCGCCGGCGACTCCGGTGACGGTATGCAGCTCACCGGCGACCGGTTCACGTCCGAGACCGCGTCGTTCGGCAACGACCTGTCGACGCTGCCGAATTTCCCCGCCGAGATCCGCGCCCCTGCCGGGACCCTGCCGGGTGTCTCCAGTTTCCAGCTGCACTTCGCCGACCATGACATCCTCACGCCCGGCGACGCGCCGAATGTGCTGGTGGCGATGAACCCGGCCGCGCTGAAGGCGAATATCGCGGATGTGCCGCGGGGCGCGGACATCATCGTGAACACGGATGAGTTCACCAAGCGCCCGATGGCGAAGGTGGGCTATGCGACCAGTCCGCTGGAGGACGGGTCGCTGGAGGCCTACAACGTCCATCCGGTGCCGCTGACCACGCTGACGATCGAGGCGCTCAAGGAGTCCGGGCTCTCCCGCAAGGAGGCCGAGCGCAGCAAGAACATGTTCGCGCTGGGTCTGCTGTCGTGGATGTACCACCGGCCGACCGAGGGCACCGAGAAGTTCCTGCGGGCGAAGTTCGCGAAGAAGCCGGAGATCGCGGAGGCGAATGTCACGGCGTTCCGGGCGGGGTGGAACTTCGGTGAGACGACGGAGGATTTCGCCGTCTCCTACGAGGTCGCACCGGCGACGAAGGCCTTCCCGACCGGCACCTACCGCAATATCTCCGGGAACCTTGCGCTGTCCTACGGCTTGATCGCGGCGGGCCGGCAGGCGGATCTGCCGCTGTATCTGGGCTCCTACCCGATCACCCCGGCCTCCGACATCCTGCACGAACTGTCCAAGCACAAGAACTTCGGTGTGCGCACGTTCCAGGCGGAGGACGAAATCGCCGGGATCGGTGCGGCGCTGGGCGCCGCGTTCGGCGGTGCGCTGGCGGTGACGACCACCTCGGGACCCGGTGTGGCGCTGAAGTCGGAGACGATCGGCCTGGCGGTCAGTCTGGAACTGCCGCTGCTGATCGTGGACATCCAGCGCGGCGGGCCGTCGACGGGGCTGCCGACGAAGACCGAGCAGGCGGATCTGCTCCAGGCGATGTACGGGCGCAACGGAGAGGCACCGGTGCCGATCGTGGCGCCGAAGACGCCCGCGGACTGCTTCGATGCGGCGCTGGAGGCGGCCCGGATCGCACTGGCCTACCGCACACCGGTCTTCCTGCTCTCCGACGGCTATCTGGCCAACGGTTCGGAGCCGTGGCGGATCCCCGATGTCAACGAACTGCCGGATCTGCGGGTCCAGTTCGCCTCGGGCCCCAATCACCAGCAGGCGGACGGCACCGAGGTGTTCTGGCCGTACAAGCGTGATGAGCAGACGCTGGCCCGGCCCTGGGCGGTGCCGGGCACGCCGGGGCTGGAGCACCGTATCGGCGGCATCGAGAAGCAGGACGGCACGGGCAACATCTCCTACGACCCGGCCAACCACGACTTCATGGTGCGCACCCGCCAGGCGAAGGTCGACGGCGTCGACGTCCCCGACCTCGAGGTCGACGACCCCGCCGACGACAGCGGCCAGGGCGCCGGCACCCTCGTACTGGGCTGGGGGTCGACCTACGGGCCGATCACCGCGGCGGTACGGCGTGTGCGGGGCGCCGGGGAGCGCATCGCCCAGGCTCATCTGCGGCACCTCAACCCCTTCCCGCGGAATCTCGGCGAGGTCCTGGCGCGTTACGACAAGGTGATCGTGCCGGAGATGAACCTCGGACAGCTCGCCACTCTGCTGCGCGCCAAGTACCTCGTCGACGCGCACTCGCACACCCAGGTCAGCGGAATGCCGTTCAAGGCCGAGCAGCTTGCGGAGGTCTTTAAGGAGGCCATCAATGACTGA
- a CDS encoding 2-oxoacid:ferredoxin oxidoreductase subunit beta, whose translation MTETITEGSSQIEALSLVPKADAKQSMKDFKSDQEVRWCPGCGDYAVLAAVQGFMPELGLAKENIVFVSGIGCSSRFPYYMNTYGMHSIHGRAPAIATGLASSRRDLSVWVVTGDGDALSIGGNHLIHALRRNVNLKILLFNNRIYGLTKGQYSPTSEVGKITKSTPMGSLDAPFNPVSLALGAEASFVARTVDSDRKHLTSVLREAAAHPGTALVEIYQNCNIFNDGAFEVLKDKDQAEEAVIRLEHGQPIRFGALAPDGFGSKGVVRDPATGDLKVIDVREEGTGGVLVHDAHNPSPTTAFALSRLADADTLHHTPIGVLRSVNRPVYDTLMSEQLDDAIEQKGKGDLAALLTGSDTWTVVG comes from the coding sequence ATGACTGAGACGATCACGGAGGGTTCCTCGCAGATCGAGGCGCTCTCCCTGGTGCCCAAGGCCGACGCCAAGCAGTCCATGAAGGACTTCAAGTCCGACCAGGAAGTGCGCTGGTGCCCCGGCTGCGGTGACTACGCCGTCCTTGCCGCCGTACAGGGCTTCATGCCCGAGCTCGGCCTGGCCAAGGAGAACATCGTCTTCGTCTCCGGCATCGGCTGCTCCTCCCGCTTCCCGTACTACATGAACACCTACGGGATGCACTCCATCCACGGCCGCGCGCCCGCCATCGCCACCGGCCTGGCGTCCTCACGGCGTGATCTGTCCGTCTGGGTCGTCACGGGCGACGGCGACGCACTCTCCATCGGCGGCAACCACCTCATCCATGCCCTCCGGCGCAACGTCAACCTCAAGATCCTGCTGTTCAACAACCGGATCTACGGTCTGACCAAGGGCCAGTACAGCCCCACCTCCGAGGTCGGCAAGATCACCAAGTCGACGCCGATGGGTTCGCTGGACGCCCCGTTCAACCCGGTCTCGCTGGCGCTCGGCGCCGAGGCGTCCTTCGTCGCCCGCACCGTCGACTCCGACCGCAAGCACCTCACCTCGGTGCTGCGCGAGGCCGCCGCCCATCCCGGTACGGCGCTGGTGGAGATCTACCAGAACTGCAACATCTTCAACGACGGCGCCTTCGAGGTCCTCAAGGACAAGGATCAGGCCGAGGAGGCCGTCATCCGCCTGGAGCACGGGCAGCCGATCCGCTTCGGCGCCCTGGCCCCGGACGGCTTCGGCTCCAAGGGCGTGGTCCGCGACCCGGCCACCGGCGACCTCAAGGTCATCGACGTACGGGAGGAGGGCACGGGCGGTGTGCTGGTGCATGACGCGCACAACCCCTCGCCCACCACGGCCTTCGCCCTCTCCCGGCTCGCCGACGCCGACACCCTGCACCACACCCCCATCGGGGTCCTCCGCAGCGTCAACCGGCCGGTCTACGACACCCTGATGTCCGAGCAGCTCGACGACGCCATCGAGCAGAAGGGCAAGGGCGACCTCGCCGCCCTGCTGACCGGCAGCGACACCTGGACGGTCGTCGGCTGA
- a CDS encoding SDR family oxidoreductase, whose protein sequence is MSIVVTGATGALGRLVIEELLKRTAPDEIVAVARDRAKAAGLAARGVGVEVADYSRPETLQGVFASGDRVLFISGNEAGRRLTQHRAVIDAAREAGVALLAYTSVLGGPAATFSIAEEHVATEQALLASGVPYCLLRNGWYHENYTGALATTLRTGAVVGSAGQGRVATAARRDYAEAAAVVLTGSGHENSVYELSGDTAWTMAEYAAEVSRQTGRTIPYRDLPQERYVALMVEAGVPALGAQMVADADAGIARGELAATPGELAGLLGRPTTPLAEAITEALKELPA, encoded by the coding sequence ATGAGCATCGTCGTCACCGGCGCCACCGGGGCACTCGGCCGGCTCGTCATCGAGGAACTGCTGAAGCGCACCGCACCGGACGAGATCGTCGCGGTCGCCCGCGACCGTGCCAAGGCCGCCGGCCTCGCCGCCCGCGGTGTCGGGGTCGAGGTCGCCGACTACAGCCGGCCCGAGACGCTCCAGGGAGTCTTCGCGTCCGGCGACCGGGTGCTGTTCATCTCGGGGAACGAGGCGGGCCGGCGCCTCACCCAGCACCGCGCCGTCATCGACGCCGCGCGGGAGGCGGGCGTCGCGCTGCTGGCGTACACCAGCGTGCTGGGCGGGCCGGCCGCCACCTTCTCCATCGCCGAGGAGCATGTCGCCACCGAGCAGGCGCTGCTCGCGTCCGGGGTGCCGTACTGCCTGCTGCGCAACGGCTGGTACCACGAGAACTACACCGGTGCGCTCGCCACCACCCTGAGGACCGGCGCCGTCGTCGGCAGCGCCGGCCAGGGCAGGGTAGCCACCGCCGCGCGCCGGGACTACGCCGAGGCGGCCGCTGTCGTCCTCACCGGCAGCGGCCACGAGAACTCGGTGTACGAACTGAGCGGCGACACCGCCTGGACGATGGCCGAGTACGCGGCCGAGGTGTCCCGGCAGACCGGCCGGACGATCCCGTACCGCGACCTGCCGCAGGAGCGGTATGTGGCGTTGATGGTCGAGGCGGGCGTACCGGCCCTGGGCGCCCAGATGGTCGCCGATGCGGACGCCGGGATCGCCCGCGGCGAGCTGGCCGCGACCCCCGGCGAGCTGGCCGGGCTGCTCGGCCGCCCGACCACACCGCTCGCCGAGGCGATCACGGAGGCGCTGAAGGAGCTCCCCGCCTGA
- the rarD gene encoding EamA family transporter RarD, translating into MQPRSDQRVGLAYGVTAYTMWGLLPLYWHLLGAASPSEILAHRMLWSLPVAVVILAVLRRWSWIRPLLRQPRRLALILVCAVVISANWFLYIWAVNAGHVLEASLGYFINPLVSIAFGVLVLRERLRPLQWTAVGVGLLAVLVMTAAYGKVPWIALILAFSFATYGLAKKGIKLDGIEGFSAETALQALPALGFLVFLGLRGESSFTTGGVGQALLLSACGIATAVPLICFGASAVRLPLTTVGMLQYLAPTFQFVLGLTVFHEKMPPERWAGFALVWLALAVLTWDALRTARRARTALADAAARAGEAAAGGAVQAADAAQEAAAARDAAAQTAPPQPPGLTQ; encoded by the coding sequence TTGCAGCCTCGGAGCGATCAGCGTGTCGGACTCGCCTACGGTGTCACCGCCTACACCATGTGGGGACTGCTGCCGCTCTACTGGCATCTGCTGGGCGCCGCCTCGCCGTCCGAGATCCTGGCGCATCGCATGCTGTGGTCGCTGCCTGTCGCCGTCGTCATCCTGGCCGTGCTGCGCCGCTGGTCCTGGATCCGCCCGCTGCTGCGGCAGCCCAGAAGGCTCGCGCTGATACTGGTCTGCGCCGTGGTCATCTCGGCGAACTGGTTTCTCTACATCTGGGCGGTCAATGCCGGGCATGTCCTGGAGGCCTCACTCGGCTACTTCATCAATCCGCTGGTCAGCATCGCCTTCGGTGTACTGGTACTGCGTGAGCGGCTGCGTCCGTTGCAGTGGACCGCGGTGGGGGTCGGCCTCCTCGCCGTCCTCGTGATGACCGCCGCCTACGGCAAGGTGCCCTGGATCGCGCTGATTCTGGCCTTCTCGTTCGCGACCTACGGTCTGGCGAAGAAGGGCATCAAACTCGACGGGATCGAGGGCTTCAGCGCCGAGACCGCCCTCCAGGCGCTGCCGGCGCTGGGCTTCCTGGTCTTCCTCGGCCTGCGCGGCGAGTCCAGCTTCACCACCGGCGGAGTGGGCCAGGCGCTGCTGCTCTCCGCCTGCGGTATCGCGACGGCGGTGCCGCTGATCTGCTTCGGTGCCTCGGCCGTGCGGCTTCCGCTGACGACGGTCGGGATGCTCCAGTATCTGGCGCCGACCTTTCAGTTCGTGCTGGGGCTCACCGTCTTCCACGAGAAGATGCCGCCGGAGCGCTGGGCCGGGTTCGCGCTGGTGTGGCTGGCCCTGGCGGTGCTGACCTGGGACGCGCTGCGGACCGCACGGCGGGCGCGGACGGCGCTGGCCGACGCCGCGGCCCGCGCGGGCGAGGCCGCCGCGGGCGGCGCGGTACAGGCGGCGGACGCGGCGCAGGAAGCGGCCGCCGCGCGGGACGCCGCCGCGCAGACCGCGCCGCCGCAGCCTCCCGGCCTCACGCAGTGA
- a CDS encoding ABC transporter permease, with protein MSQAEAVPRAPRPLWSLGLLRSEIGVTFRRWRTLALLAVLAGVPVLVGIAVRIETGDGGPGGGPGGPAFLSQITHNGLFLVFTSLAVTLPFFLPMSVGVIAGDSLAGEAHGGTLRYLLVAPAGRTRLLLVKYATTLTFCLVGTLVVALSALVTGALLFPLGEVTLLSGTSVSFGEGLLRALAVAVAVALSLIGVAAVGLFVSALTTSGIAAMATTVGLLITVQILDTLPQLHAIQPYLFPHYWLSFADLLRDPVYWDQLQKNLGLQALYALVFGSAAWARFTTRDITA; from the coding sequence ATGTCGCAGGCTGAGGCGGTGCCGCGGGCACCCCGGCCGTTGTGGTCGCTGGGTCTGCTGCGCAGCGAGATCGGCGTGACGTTCCGGCGCTGGCGCACCCTCGCGCTGCTGGCGGTGCTCGCGGGCGTACCGGTCCTGGTCGGCATCGCCGTCAGGATCGAGACCGGCGACGGCGGGCCGGGCGGCGGTCCGGGCGGCCCGGCGTTCCTCTCCCAGATCACCCACAACGGCCTCTTCCTGGTCTTCACCTCGCTCGCGGTGACGCTGCCGTTCTTTCTGCCGATGTCCGTCGGTGTGATCGCGGGCGACTCCCTCGCCGGGGAGGCGCACGGCGGGACGCTGCGCTATCTCCTGGTCGCCCCCGCGGGCCGCACCCGCCTGCTGCTGGTCAAATACGCCACGACCCTGACGTTCTGCCTGGTGGGCACCCTCGTCGTGGCGCTCTCCGCATTGGTGACCGGCGCGCTGCTCTTCCCGCTGGGCGAGGTCACCCTGCTCTCGGGCACGTCCGTGTCCTTCGGCGAGGGGCTGCTGCGGGCGCTGGCCGTCGCGGTCGCGGTGGCGCTGTCCCTCATCGGGGTGGCCGCCGTCGGCCTGTTCGTCTCGGCGCTCACCACCAGCGGTATCGCGGCCATGGCGACCACGGTCGGCCTGCTGATCACCGTGCAGATCCTGGACACCCTCCCGCAGCTGCACGCCATCCAGCCCTATCTCTTCCCGCACTACTGGCTGTCCTTCGCGGACCTGCTCCGGGACCCCGTCTACTGGGACCAGTTGCAGAAGAACCTCGGGCTCCAGGCGCTGTACGCCCTGGTGTTCGGCTCGGCGGCCTGGGCGCGCTTCACCACCCGGGACATCACTGCGTGA
- a CDS encoding ABC transporter ATP-binding protein, whose product MPQPPAAGHDGARPPADGPGPRPSADLAIETRGLTKAYRGGQLAVDGLDLAVPRGSVFGFLGPNGSGKTTTIRMLMGLIEATAGSARVLGQPMPAAGRRVLPKVGALIEGPALYGFLSGRDNLRRFDAADPVADPRSRAERVGHALERVGLAAAAGKKARAYSLGMKQRLGLAAALLQPRELLVLDEPTNGLDPQGMREIRALVRELAADGTTVFLSSHLLDEIEQVCTHAAVMARGRLITQGTVADLSATVLDSRGHGRLTVTTPDTADTVRVLKEHGLTGLEAADDRVTGELPDADAPLDTPDGGGPLDLADLNAALVHAGVRVRGFGTERASLEDVFVQLTGEGFDVAG is encoded by the coding sequence ATGCCACAGCCGCCCGCCGCAGGGCATGACGGCGCCCGCCCGCCCGCAGACGGGCCCGGCCCCCGGCCGTCCGCAGACCTGGCGATCGAGACGCGGGGGCTGACCAAGGCGTACCGCGGCGGCCAGCTCGCCGTCGACGGCCTCGATCTGGCCGTACCGCGCGGCAGCGTCTTCGGCTTCCTCGGCCCCAACGGCTCCGGCAAGACCACCACCATCCGCATGCTGATGGGCCTGATCGAAGCCACCGCGGGCAGCGCCCGGGTGCTCGGGCAGCCGATGCCCGCCGCGGGCCGCCGGGTGCTCCCCAAGGTCGGCGCCCTCATCGAGGGCCCGGCGCTCTACGGCTTCCTCAGCGGGCGGGACAACCTGCGGCGGTTCGACGCCGCCGACCCGGTCGCCGATCCCCGCAGCCGGGCCGAGCGGGTCGGCCATGCGCTGGAGCGGGTGGGCCTGGCCGCCGCAGCCGGCAAGAAGGCGCGCGCCTACTCCCTCGGCATGAAGCAACGCCTCGGCCTGGCGGCCGCCCTGCTCCAGCCGCGTGAGCTGCTGGTGCTCGACGAGCCGACCAACGGCCTGGACCCCCAGGGCATGCGGGAGATCCGGGCCCTGGTCCGCGAACTGGCGGCGGACGGCACCACCGTCTTTCTCTCCTCCCATCTCCTCGACGAGATCGAGCAGGTCTGCACCCATGCCGCCGTGATGGCCCGCGGCCGGCTGATCACCCAGGGAACGGTCGCCGACCTCTCCGCCACGGTCCTCGACTCGCGCGGCCACGGCCGGCTGACGGTGACCACCCCCGACACGGCCGATACGGTCCGCGTCCTGAAGGAGCACGGCCTGACCGGTCTGGAGGCCGCCGACGACCGGGTGACGGGCGAACTCCCGGACGCGGACGCGCCGCTGGACACGCCGGACGGCGGGGGGCCGCTGGACCTGGCGGATCTCAACGCCGCGCTGGTGCACGCCGGTGTGCGGGTCCGCGGCTTCGGTACGGAACGCGCCTCGCTGGAGGATGTCTTTGTGCAGCTGACCGGGGAGGGCTTCGATGTCGCAGGCTGA
- a CDS encoding LolA family protein, with amino-acid sequence MPRNEPTEGTDGWDGGRSPGRRKAVRYGVPVAVAGVAAATIGLVPAFAGSGSPDLPKISAQDLIAKVAKSDVQQLSGTVRVSTDLGLPSLPGAGGGAGGFGGAEGGGKGGDGASAAPQNKLMELASGAHTLRVAADGPEKQRVSIVDKAAEYSLVHNGNEVWAYDSGSNTAVHSTAPDGGRHGKQHRAPKDLPGGLKDATPQELAKQALKAAGDTTSVTVDGTAKVAGRDAYQLLIKPKQAASTVGSIRVAVDAANGVPLKFTLTPKSGGAAAVDVGYTNVDFAKPAASTFSFTPPKGAKVVDGDKARAKTPREHGKDTPSHKDVKAFKKDMGGLNVLGKGWTSIATIKGGGSGLPSGKDQGPGGDAGKFLDSIGEKVHGSFGSGRVFSTRLVNALITDHGTVYVGAVDKQALIDAANAAK; translated from the coding sequence ATGCCACGGAACGAACCGACAGAGGGCACCGACGGATGGGACGGGGGGCGTTCCCCGGGGCGCCGTAAGGCGGTGCGCTATGGCGTACCGGTCGCGGTGGCAGGGGTGGCGGCGGCCACGATCGGGCTGGTCCCGGCGTTCGCCGGTTCCGGCTCTCCGGACCTGCCGAAGATCTCGGCCCAGGACCTGATAGCCAAGGTCGCCAAGTCGGACGTCCAGCAGCTCTCCGGGACGGTCCGGGTCTCCACGGACCTCGGCCTGCCGTCCCTGCCGGGTGCCGGTGGCGGTGCCGGCGGCTTCGGCGGTGCCGAGGGCGGCGGGAAGGGCGGGGACGGCGCCTCCGCCGCGCCCCAGAACAAGCTGATGGAGCTGGCGTCCGGTGCGCACACGCTGCGCGTCGCGGCCGACGGCCCCGAAAAGCAGCGGGTGTCGATCGTCGACAAGGCCGCCGAGTACAGCCTGGTCCACAACGGCAACGAGGTCTGGGCCTACGACAGCGGCAGCAACACCGCCGTGCACAGCACCGCCCCCGACGGCGGCCGGCACGGCAAGCAGCACCGGGCGCCCAAGGACCTCCCCGGGGGCCTGAAGGACGCCACCCCGCAGGAGCTCGCGAAGCAGGCCCTGAAGGCGGCCGGCGACACGACCTCGGTCACTGTCGACGGCACCGCCAAGGTCGCCGGGCGGGACGCCTACCAGCTGCTGATCAAGCCCAAGCAGGCCGCCTCGACGGTCGGCTCGATCCGGGTCGCGGTGGACGCCGCCAACGGTGTGCCGCTGAAGTTCACCCTGACCCCCAAGAGCGGTGGCGCGGCCGCCGTCGACGTCGGCTACACCAACGTCGACTTCGCCAAGCCCGCCGCGAGCACGTTCTCGTTCACGCCGCCCAAGGGCGCCAAGGTCGTCGACGGCGACAAGGCGCGGGCGAAGACGCCGCGGGAACACGGCAAGGACACCCCGTCCCACAAGGACGTGAAGGCCTTCAAGAAGGACATGGGCGGGCTGAACGTCCTCGGCAAGGGTTGGACGTCCATCGCCACGATCAAGGGCGGCGGCTCCGGTCTGCCCTCCGGCAAGGACCAGGGCCCCGGCGGCGACGCGGGCAAGTTCCTGGACAGCATCGGCGAGAAGGTGCACGGCTCCTTCGGCTCCGGCCGGGTCTTCAGCACCCGCCTGGTCAACGCCCTGATCACGGACCACGGCACGGTCTATGTCGGCGCCGTCGACAAGCAGGCTCTGATCGACGCGGCCAACGCCGCCAAGTAA